One genomic window of Myxocyprinus asiaticus isolate MX2 ecotype Aquarium Trade chromosome 5, UBuf_Myxa_2, whole genome shotgun sequence includes the following:
- the LOC127441286 gene encoding leukotriene B4 receptor 1-like isoform X2, giving the protein MFLQLYASMEAEDGWMAECVPGKEKEGRENEKKKEKNREYWRSSSEAFLMGSKNVIISMDNITTTINYEDESIVGNNISVTFGALILSIVFLLGVPGNLFIIWSILARARKCSITTVLIFNLACADGCLMCLTIFFIIYLAKQNWVFGGVMCKFLFYLCNTNMYASIMIITLMSLHRLVAVVRPTYLIACTRRRTVLLVLGGLWIVVFLFALPALIFRAEITEKNDRIVCATNHTKSWHVVFQYTLETVIGFLIPYVIIVSSYVCILRRLRQTKFRKKIRSENLIQAIIVTFCIFWLPYHGVNIVKVVAALAPEGSPLKRTSYLAFQSCSFIRSGFYQQLCQPCPLHLCWALLHQG; this is encoded by the exons ATGTTTCTACAGCTTTACGCCAGCATGGAGGCGGAGGATGGGTGGATGGCAGAATGTGTGCCAGGAAAAGAGAAAGAGGGAAgagaaaacgaaaaaaaaaaagaaaaaaatagggaATATTGGAGGAG TTCTTCTGAGGCCTTCCTGATGGGATCAAAAAATGTGATCATCTCAATGGACAACATCACAACAACAATCAATTATGAGGATGAGAGCATTGTTGGTAACAACATCTCTGTTACCTTTGGAGCCCTCATCCTCAGCATTGTCTTCCTCCTGGGCGTTCCTGGCAACCTCTTTATTATTTGGAGCATCCTGGCACGTGCCCGCAAGTGCTCCATCACTACTGTGCTCATCTTCAACCTGGCATGCGCAGATGGTTGTCTGATGTGTCTGACAATTTTCTTTATAATATACCTAGCCAAGCAGAACTGGGTGTTTGGAGGTGTTATGTGCAAGTTTCTATTCTATTTGTGTAATACAAACATGTACGCCTCCATTATGATCATTACACTGATGAGTCTACACAGACTAGTGGCAGTGGTGCGGCCCACATACTTGATTGCCTGTACTCGTAGAAGGACAGTATTACTTGTACTTGGGGGCCTGTGGATTGTCGTATTTCTTTTTGCTCTGCCAGCTTTGATATTCAGAGCAGAAATAACAGAGAAGAATGACCGCATTGTGTGTGCAACTAATCACACAAAGTCATGGCAT GTGGTTTTCCAGTATACACTTGAGACAGTGATTGGTTTCCTGATACCATATGTGATCATAGTCAGCAGTTATGTGTGTATCCTCCGACGCCTCCGACAGACCAAGTTCAGGAAGAAGATACGAAGCGAAAACCTTATTCAAGCCATAATtgtgacattctgcattttttggCTCCCTTACCACGGTGTTAATATAGTGAAA GTGGTTGCAGCACTTGCACCAGAGGGATCGCCACTCAAAAGGAC ATCATATCTGGCATTCCAGTCGTGCAGTTTCATCCGCTCTGGCTTTTATCAGCAGTTGTGCCAACCCTGTCCTTTACACCTTTGCTGGGCGCTCCTACATCAAGGCTGA
- the LOC127441286 gene encoding leukotriene B4 receptor 1-like isoform X1 — protein MFLQLYASMEAEDGWMAECVPGKEKEGRENEKKKEKNREYWRSSSEAFLMGSKNVIISMDNITTTINYEDESIVGNNISVTFGALILSIVFLLGVPGNLFIIWSILARARKCSITTVLIFNLACADGCLMCLTIFFIIYLAKQNWVFGGVMCKFLFYLCNTNMYASIMIITLMSLHRLVAVVRPTYLIACTRRRTVLLVLGGLWIVVFLFALPALIFRAEITEKNDRIVCATNHTKSWHVVFQYTLETVIGFLIPYVIIVSSYVCILRRLRQTKFRKKIRSENLIQAIIVTFCIFWLPYHGVNIVKVVAALAPEGSPLKRTLDHIWHSSRAVSSALAFISSCANPVLYTFAGRSYIKADGLAFMARLFEGTVLDNGTKRNHQTRDVIRLQTSQS, from the exons ATGTTTCTACAGCTTTACGCCAGCATGGAGGCGGAGGATGGGTGGATGGCAGAATGTGTGCCAGGAAAAGAGAAAGAGGGAAgagaaaacgaaaaaaaaaaagaaaaaaatagggaATATTGGAGGAG TTCTTCTGAGGCCTTCCTGATGGGATCAAAAAATGTGATCATCTCAATGGACAACATCACAACAACAATCAATTATGAGGATGAGAGCATTGTTGGTAACAACATCTCTGTTACCTTTGGAGCCCTCATCCTCAGCATTGTCTTCCTCCTGGGCGTTCCTGGCAACCTCTTTATTATTTGGAGCATCCTGGCACGTGCCCGCAAGTGCTCCATCACTACTGTGCTCATCTTCAACCTGGCATGCGCAGATGGTTGTCTGATGTGTCTGACAATTTTCTTTATAATATACCTAGCCAAGCAGAACTGGGTGTTTGGAGGTGTTATGTGCAAGTTTCTATTCTATTTGTGTAATACAAACATGTACGCCTCCATTATGATCATTACACTGATGAGTCTACACAGACTAGTGGCAGTGGTGCGGCCCACATACTTGATTGCCTGTACTCGTAGAAGGACAGTATTACTTGTACTTGGGGGCCTGTGGATTGTCGTATTTCTTTTTGCTCTGCCAGCTTTGATATTCAGAGCAGAAATAACAGAGAAGAATGACCGCATTGTGTGTGCAACTAATCACACAAAGTCATGGCAT GTGGTTTTCCAGTATACACTTGAGACAGTGATTGGTTTCCTGATACCATATGTGATCATAGTCAGCAGTTATGTGTGTATCCTCCGACGCCTCCGACAGACCAAGTTCAGGAAGAAGATACGAAGCGAAAACCTTATTCAAGCCATAATtgtgacattctgcattttttggCTCCCTTACCACGGTGTTAATATAGTGAAA GTGGTTGCAGCACTTGCACCAGAGGGATCGCCACTCAAAAGGAC ACTAGATCATATCTGGCATTCCAGTCGTGCAGTTTCATCCGCTCTGGCTTTTATCAGCAGTTGTGCCAACCCTGTCCTTTACACCTTTGCTGGGCGCTCCTACATCAAGGCTGATGGCCTGGCATTCATGGCCAGACTCTTTGAGGGCACCGTGCTGGACAATGGCACCAAGAGAAATCATCAGACCAGAGATGTCATCAGGCTCCAAACCTCACAATCTTAA
- the LOC127441286 gene encoding leukotriene B4 receptor 1-like isoform X3, whose amino-acid sequence MGSKNVIISMDNITTTINYEDESIVGNNISVTFGALILSIVFLLGVPGNLFIIWSILARARKCSITTVLIFNLACADGCLMCLTIFFIIYLAKQNWVFGGVMCKFLFYLCNTNMYASIMIITLMSLHRLVAVVRPTYLIACTRRRTVLLVLGGLWIVVFLFALPALIFRAEITEKNDRIVCATNHTKSWHVVFQYTLETVIGFLIPYVIIVSSYVCILRRLRQTKFRKKIRSENLIQAIIVTFCIFWLPYHGVNIVKVVAALAPEGSPLKRTLDHIWHSSRAVSSALAFISSCANPVLYTFAGRSYIKADGLAFMARLFEGTVLDNGTKRNHQTRDVIRLQTSQS is encoded by the exons ATGGGATCAAAAAATGTGATCATCTCAATGGACAACATCACAACAACAATCAATTATGAGGATGAGAGCATTGTTGGTAACAACATCTCTGTTACCTTTGGAGCCCTCATCCTCAGCATTGTCTTCCTCCTGGGCGTTCCTGGCAACCTCTTTATTATTTGGAGCATCCTGGCACGTGCCCGCAAGTGCTCCATCACTACTGTGCTCATCTTCAACCTGGCATGCGCAGATGGTTGTCTGATGTGTCTGACAATTTTCTTTATAATATACCTAGCCAAGCAGAACTGGGTGTTTGGAGGTGTTATGTGCAAGTTTCTATTCTATTTGTGTAATACAAACATGTACGCCTCCATTATGATCATTACACTGATGAGTCTACACAGACTAGTGGCAGTGGTGCGGCCCACATACTTGATTGCCTGTACTCGTAGAAGGACAGTATTACTTGTACTTGGGGGCCTGTGGATTGTCGTATTTCTTTTTGCTCTGCCAGCTTTGATATTCAGAGCAGAAATAACAGAGAAGAATGACCGCATTGTGTGTGCAACTAATCACACAAAGTCATGGCAT GTGGTTTTCCAGTATACACTTGAGACAGTGATTGGTTTCCTGATACCATATGTGATCATAGTCAGCAGTTATGTGTGTATCCTCCGACGCCTCCGACAGACCAAGTTCAGGAAGAAGATACGAAGCGAAAACCTTATTCAAGCCATAATtgtgacattctgcattttttggCTCCCTTACCACGGTGTTAATATAGTGAAA GTGGTTGCAGCACTTGCACCAGAGGGATCGCCACTCAAAAGGAC ACTAGATCATATCTGGCATTCCAGTCGTGCAGTTTCATCCGCTCTGGCTTTTATCAGCAGTTGTGCCAACCCTGTCCTTTACACCTTTGCTGGGCGCTCCTACATCAAGGCTGATGGCCTGGCATTCATGGCCAGACTCTTTGAGGGCACCGTGCTGGACAATGGCACCAAGAGAAATCATCAGACCAGAGATGTCATCAGGCTCCAAACCTCACAATCTTAA
- the sdr39u1 gene encoding epimerase family protein SDR39U1 produces MRVVIGGGSGFVGRELTRLLKSKGHEITIISRQSGPGRITWADLESGGLPPCEGAVNLAGENIMNPLRWWNESYKRDLFSSRVDTTRMLAKAIAASPTPPHSWVLVTGVACYKPSLQTKYTEESNWTPFDFLSRLVKEWEGAGQLPENSAKKTRQVIIRPGAVLGRDGGAMKQMMIPFWLGLGGTLGSGRQPFPWIHVSDLAEIIAHALEPHTEPPSTEPDVLNGVAPALNTNFEFTKELGRTLKRPTIFPVPGFFLDAFLGSERAVILTQGQKVVPKRTLESGFEFKFPDLTSALKEIVGQ; encoded by the exons ATGAGAGTTGTAATAG GCGGTGGCTCAGGGTTTGTGGGTCGTGAACTGACCCGTTTGTTGAAAAGCAAAGGGCATGAAATCACAATCATTTCCAGGCAATCTGGTCCGGGAAGAATAACTTGG GCTGATCTAGAGTCAGGAGGTCTCCCTCCATGTGAAGGCGCTGTGAATCTAGCAGGGGAGAATATCATGAACCCCTTGCGATG GTGGAATGAAAGTTACAAGAGGGATCTTTTCTCCAGCCGTGTAGACACTACCAGAATGCTTGCCAAAGCTATTGCTGCCTCACCTACTCCACCACATTCATGGGTGCTTGTCACAGGAGTAG CGTGCTATAAACCTAGTCTTCAAACCAAATATACTGAGGAGAGTAACTGGACACCATTTGACTTCCTGTCTCGTTTGGTAAAGGAGTGGGAGGGGGCAGGACAGCTTCCTGAAAACAGTGCTAAGAAAACAAGACAAGTCATCATTCGACCAG GTGCAGTGTTAGGGCGTGATGGTGGTGCTATGAAACAAATGATGATCCCCTTCTGGCTTGGCCTCGGTGGGACTCTTGGCTCAGGCCGACAGCCCTTCCCTTGGATTCATGTCTCAGACCTGGCTGAAATCATTGCCCATGCCCTTGAGCCCCATACAGAACCACCATCCACAGAGCCAGATGTACTCAATGGAGTTGCGCCTGCACTAAATACAAATTTTGAATTCACTAAGGAGTTGGGCAGGACCTTAAAAAGGCCTACTATCTTCCCTGTGCCTGGCTTTTTCTTGGATGCCTTCCTGGGTTCTGAGAGAGCTGTTATCCTCACACAAGGCCAGAAAGTGGTGCCCAAGAGAACTCTAGAGTCAGGCTTTGAGTTTAAATTCCCAGATCTTACTTCTGCTTTAAAGGAAATTGTTGGACAATAG
- the mettl17 gene encoding methyltransferase-like protein 17, mitochondrial, translating into MFLLCSRVYVQCSRYLVALCLKEAQRCQSTEAPLAKTSFLTGAPHRKHPGVTNLNIVRLPEQLQGTALSIIQRAEVKDLAERAHKLSNFLWSRKRALETSQLRKKAILLERTFLEEERDRHKDGNDHELEARIRKRVLSELRRTTYHRTTLRYNEDLGLVYMAARLAGGYAAIFRALNEIKKRDPLFVPYSLLDFGSGLGTGTWASHTLWGDSLKEYVCVDSSGDMNTLAEQLITGGSEIDNPVIKQVYFRQFLPVSPKVQFDLVIAAFSLSELATLNERINVIFTLWRKTNSYLVLVENATKEGHQILMEARDTILKGEEEVTYDLRRPAVFAPCTHELPCPKLIKQPIVPCNFSQFYYSLPLSRSQERQQEKFSYLIISRSEGEKAGKTEGFDMARLTAHVHRRPRHVQCQLCCTNGELKQLAVTARHHGRDMYRCARSSNWGDLLPINHAEETTENDEKL; encoded by the exons atgtttttactTTGCAgccgagtgtatgttcagtgttCAAGATATCTTGTTGCTTTATGTTTGAAAGAAGCTCAACGG TGTCAGAGTACAGAAGCACCTCTTGCTAAGACCAGCTTCTTGACTGGTGCTCCTCACAGAAAGCACCCAGGTGTGACAAACCTTAATATTGTGCGCCTGCCAGAGCAGCTTCAGGGCACAGCACTATCCATCATACAAA GGGCAGAGGTAAAAGATCTAGCTGAAAGGGCACATAAGCTCTCTAACTTCCTTTGGAGCAGGAAGCGGGCATTAGAAACCTCACAACTCAGGAAAAAAGCCATCCTTTTAGAGAGGACATTTTTGGAGGAAGAGAGGGATAGGCATAAAG ATGGAAATGATCATGAGCTAGAGGCTCGAATAAGAAAGAGAGTATTATCTGAACTGAGAAGAACAACATACCACAGGACTACCTTAAG GTACAATGAAGATCTTGGGTTGGTGTATATGGCTGCAAGGCTAGCGGGTGGATATGCTGCCATCTTTCGAGCATTAAATGAG ATAAAGAAGAGAGATCCTTTATTTGTACCATATTCTCTCCTGGACTTTGGATCAGGACTTGGAACAGGTACTTG GGCATCACACACACTCTGGGGAGACTCTTTAAAGGAGTATGTTTGTGTAGACAGTTCTGGAGACAtgaacaccttggcagaacaacTCATAACAG GGGGCAGTGAGATAGATAATCCAGTGATCAAACAAGTATATTTCCGTCAGTTCCTTCCTGTTTCACCTAAG GTGCAGTTTGATCTTGTGATAGCTGCTTTCTCTTTGTCGGAACTAGCCACTCTGAACGAGAGAATTAATGTGATTTTCACACTGTGGAGAAAAACCAACTCCTACCTC GTATTGGTGGAGAATGCAACCAAGGAAGGCCATCAAATCCTCATGGAGGCTAGAGATACTATATTAAAG GGAGAAGAGGAGGTAACATACGACTTGAGGAGACCAGCTGTGTTTGCCCCT TGTACTCATGAGCTGCCTTGTCCCAAGTTGATCAAGCAACCTATAGTACCTTGCAACTTCTCCCAGTTCTACTATTCCCTGCCCTTATCCAGG AGCCAAGAAAGGCAGCAGGAGAAGTTCAGTTACCTAATTATATCCAGGTCAGAGGGAGAGAAGGCTGGGAAGACCGAGGGCTTTGACATGGCTAGACTGACTGCACATGTACATCGCCGGCCCAGACATGTTCAGTGTCAGCTCTGTTGCACCAATGGAGAACTCAAACAACTTGCTGTAACAGCCCGTCACCATGGACG gGACATGTACAGATGTGCTCGTAGCAGCAACTGGGGAGATCTGTTGCCAATAAATCATGCAGAGGAAACCACTGAAAATGATGAGAAACTATGA